In Treponema denticola, one genomic interval encodes:
- a CDS encoding ABC transporter substrate-binding protein, with protein MKSSFLYGLKKTVILLLIALFFIGCSGKNSKNAATEIEFWSFPNFSSEKGTDGSFEKSLIEAFQKENPSIKINFTLIDFTDGPALIEKSIEAGNPPDIIYDAPGRIIVWADNNLLEPLDDVLATEKPYITAGLLAVSAGKDRRTYMYPMHQVPFAMAFNKEMLEDLNLIDLLPYKRRDRSWTVAEYETLLKALKAKLPSGKTPGVFYYKTQGGDQGTRAFLVNLYGDANLLNGDYSKYIYNSPNAVKNLEWTISAIKQGLLADGAELTSNDAIKMFVESDAAHTILYSPQLNKMNNGKRSYKGKNFTPIYMPFPNDTGSPSLEFLAGGACIFKNGNPDKVKAAKKFLHFAAVDKVWAPRLVAAAGGFPASSKIELEINDDEILYNSVLQRFFGQYYNNITGFSKMRAYWNTALKEAASGKNIQDVLNNFVRNSDNTLKN; from the coding sequence ATGAAAAGCTCTTTTCTTTACGGTTTAAAAAAAACGGTAATTCTGCTTTTAATTGCATTGTTTTTTATCGGCTGTTCCGGTAAAAATTCCAAAAATGCCGCTACGGAAATTGAATTTTGGTCATTTCCTAATTTTTCTTCGGAAAAGGGCACAGACGGCAGCTTTGAAAAAAGTCTTATCGAGGCCTTTCAAAAAGAAAATCCTTCCATAAAAATAAATTTCACTCTTATCGACTTTACCGACGGACCTGCTTTAATTGAAAAATCTATTGAAGCGGGAAACCCTCCCGATATTATTTATGATGCGCCCGGGCGCATTATCGTATGGGCGGATAATAATTTGCTTGAGCCTTTGGACGATGTTCTTGCAACCGAAAAGCCCTACATAACAGCCGGACTCTTGGCTGTTTCTGCGGGAAAAGACAGGCGGACATATATGTATCCTATGCACCAAGTTCCGTTTGCTATGGCGTTTAATAAAGAAATGCTTGAAGATTTAAATCTTATAGATTTACTGCCGTACAAACGCCGCGACCGCAGCTGGACTGTAGCCGAGTATGAAACACTCCTTAAAGCTTTGAAGGCAAAACTGCCGAGCGGAAAAACTCCCGGCGTTTTTTATTATAAAACTCAAGGCGGCGACCAAGGTACCCGCGCATTTTTAGTAAACCTTTACGGGGATGCAAACCTTTTAAACGGCGATTATTCAAAATATATTTATAATTCCCCGAATGCCGTAAAAAATCTTGAATGGACAATATCGGCTATAAAACAGGGGCTTCTTGCCGACGGAGCGGAGCTGACATCAAACGATGCCATTAAAATGTTTGTAGAATCCGATGCAGCACACACAATTTTATATTCGCCTCAACTAAATAAAATGAATAATGGAAAACGCAGTTATAAAGGAAAAAATTTTACACCGATTTATATGCCGTTTCCGAATGATACAGGCTCTCCTTCTTTGGAATTTCTTGCAGGCGGTGCCTGTATTTTTAAAAACGGAAATCCCGATAAAGTAAAAGCCGCTAAAAAATTCTTACATTTTGCGGCTGTAGACAAAGTGTGGGCACCGCGCTTGGTAGCGGCAGCCGGAGGTTTTCCTGCAAGCTCAAAAATAGAGCTTGAAATAAATGATGATGAAATACTGTATAATTCCGTTTTACAGCGCTTTTTCGGACAATATTATAATAACATAACCGGTTTTTCAAAAATGCGTGCATATTGGAATACAGCCTTAAAAGAAGCCGCTTCAGGAAAAAACATTCAAGATGTATTGAATAATTTTGTACGCAATTCCGACAATACATTAAAAAACTAG
- a CDS encoding acyl-[acyl-carrier-protein] thioesterase, with protein sequence MIIDNKYTIRHKVLTGNIDGKCRATPMEFAVLVQELAAGHYSCSGLSIPHLQRMGLTWVITKQHFEITEYPLWMDDLIIQTWAQTPKGFFCLRDFAFFYAKNGKKKSIDEAFAEHIRIEEGEENLSSIKEEYKELKMPIFRASSCWVILNSETGQPVKPDTKVFGNLGFNDDHLEGKVFAKISLPETWDIEVSFRPTLLDIDVNSHVNNLTYLRWILSYMSADFCKGKLLKTLDTNFVSSAMYGEDLICRSSHAENVCIHSIIRSTDGSEVFKARSEWADERELSRSLIVRDRE encoded by the coding sequence ATGATTATCGATAATAAATACACCATACGCCATAAGGTTCTTACAGGCAATATAGACGGAAAATGCAGAGCTACCCCGATGGAGTTTGCCGTTTTGGTTCAAGAATTGGCGGCCGGACATTACAGCTGTTCAGGACTTTCAATTCCGCATTTACAAAGGATGGGCTTAACCTGGGTTATCACAAAGCAGCATTTTGAAATTACCGAATACCCGCTTTGGATGGATGACTTAATAATCCAAACTTGGGCTCAAACACCGAAAGGCTTTTTTTGTTTGAGGGACTTTGCATTCTTTTATGCAAAAAACGGCAAAAAAAAGTCTATAGACGAAGCCTTTGCCGAACACATCCGCATTGAAGAAGGAGAAGAAAATCTATCTTCAATAAAGGAAGAATATAAAGAGCTTAAAATGCCGATCTTTCGGGCAAGTTCATGCTGGGTAATATTAAATTCGGAAACAGGACAGCCTGTAAAACCGGACACAAAAGTTTTCGGTAATTTAGGCTTTAATGATGACCATCTTGAGGGTAAGGTCTTTGCAAAAATTTCATTACCTGAAACTTGGGACATAGAAGTATCCTTCCGCCCGACTCTTTTAGATATCGATGTAAACTCTCATGTAAACAACTTAACATATTTGAGATGGATTTTGTCCTATATGAGCGCAGATTTTTGTAAAGGGAAACTTTTAAAAACCTTGGATACCAATTTTGTTTCTTCCGCTATGTATGGAGAAGATCTTATATGCAGATCCAGTCATGCTGAAAATGTTTGTATACACTCCATAATAAGGTCAACGGACGGGAGCGAGGTTTTTAAGGCTCGCTCCGAATGGGCCGATGAAAGAGAGCTTTCTCGAAGTCTTATCGTCCGTGACAGGGAATAA
- a CDS encoding adenylate kinase, translating into MKCIFLGPPGAGKGTLAFEVSKSYTIPHISTGDLFRAAIKDQTDLGKKVKAVIDSGALVSDDLTIALVKERLDKNDTKNGFILDGFPRTIAQAEALESIIEIDSVVNFDISDDEVIKRLSGRRICSSCGQSFHVEFVKPKKEGICDSCSGELIIRADDKIEAIQKRLENYRKQTAPLIDYYSKKNLIVNIDARPSSDTVLNSFKLKFPVK; encoded by the coding sequence ATGAAATGTATTTTTTTAGGCCCTCCGGGTGCAGGAAAAGGAACCTTAGCGTTTGAGGTTTCAAAATCTTATACGATCCCCCATATTTCAACCGGTGATCTTTTTAGAGCCGCAATCAAGGATCAAACCGACTTGGGAAAAAAGGTGAAGGCTGTAATTGATTCAGGCGCCTTGGTAAGCGACGATCTTACAATCGCTCTTGTAAAGGAAAGATTGGATAAGAATGATACTAAAAATGGGTTTATTCTTGATGGTTTTCCAAGAACTATAGCCCAAGCTGAAGCTTTGGAAAGTATCATAGAAATAGATTCCGTCGTAAACTTTGATATAAGCGATGATGAAGTTATAAAACGCCTTTCAGGCAGGCGTATTTGTTCCTCTTGCGGTCAAAGCTTTCATGTGGAATTTGTCAAGCCTAAAAAAGAAGGCATTTGTGATTCATGTTCGGGCGAATTAATTATCCGTGCTGATGATAAAATAGAGGCAATTCAAAAGAGGCTTGAAAATTATAGGAAACAAACAGCTCCCTTAATCGACTACTATTCAAAAAAGAATTTAATAGTAAATATAGATGCCCGTCCGTCGTCTGATACAGTTTTAAATTCCTTTAAATTAAAATTCCCTGTAAAATAA
- a CDS encoding dicarboxylate/amino acid:cation symporter — translation MKIWIKYLIGTTLGIIIAIIAYSDSVFFNSAVEFLSNIAIQFGRYSLYPVLFFGFTLSICKLRESRSLLKLSIYIAVFIIISSFLTALLGLVSVSISSPPRIPIFVEETSSVETLGVMESFLRLFPSSAFEAFVDGFYILPLCIFAGFAGAACAVDKNISKPVLTLFDSLSRVSYAVMAFFVDMFSIGLIAISVNWFIKFQAMLSTKFFTGLITLLLVDFFIIALIIYPLILKIICRDINPYKVLYAAIAPVCAAFFSGDTNLTLPILLRHSNESLGVRRRISSVSLPVFSVFGRAGSAMVVTISFIVILKSYSSLGISAKDMFWLVGISTLFSFFLGRFPVTGTYISLVAVCAIYGRGFESGFLILRPAAFFIGSIAAAIDALTAMVGTYIIGDLSKMTNTRNLRFFI, via the coding sequence ATGAAAATTTGGATAAAATATCTTATCGGAACTACCCTTGGTATTATAATAGCAATTATAGCTTATTCAGACAGCGTTTTTTTTAATTCAGCTGTCGAGTTTTTATCAAATATTGCAATTCAATTCGGCCGTTATTCTTTATATCCCGTTTTATTCTTTGGTTTTACTTTAAGTATTTGTAAATTACGTGAAAGCCGCTCTTTACTCAAGCTCTCGATATACATAGCTGTATTTATAATTATTTCATCTTTTTTGACGGCTCTTTTAGGCTTGGTTTCCGTTTCTATAAGCTCACCGCCTAGAATTCCTATATTTGTAGAAGAAACAAGTTCGGTTGAGACTCTTGGAGTAATGGAATCCTTTTTACGCTTGTTTCCTTCAAGCGCTTTTGAAGCCTTTGTTGATGGGTTTTATATTCTACCTCTTTGTATTTTTGCGGGTTTTGCAGGAGCCGCCTGTGCAGTAGATAAAAATATATCAAAGCCTGTTTTAACCCTCTTTGATTCCCTTTCGAGAGTTTCTTATGCTGTTATGGCATTTTTTGTAGATATGTTTTCAATAGGTCTTATAGCAATATCCGTTAACTGGTTTATAAAATTTCAGGCAATGCTTTCTACAAAATTTTTTACAGGACTTATAACTCTTCTTTTAGTAGATTTCTTTATAATAGCTTTAATTATATATCCTCTAATCTTAAAAATAATATGCAGAGATATAAATCCTTATAAAGTGCTTTATGCTGCAATTGCACCTGTTTGTGCCGCTTTTTTTTCAGGAGATACCAATCTGACATTACCTATATTGCTGCGCCATTCAAATGAAAGCCTAGGTGTCCGCAGAAGGATATCTTCAGTTTCACTTCCTGTTTTTTCCGTTTTTGGAAGAGCCGGAAGCGCTATGGTAGTAACCATAAGTTTTATAGTTATTCTAAAATCATATTCCAGTTTAGGCATAAGTGCAAAGGATATGTTTTGGCTGGTAGGGATTTCGACATTATTTTCATTCTTCTTAGGCCGTTTCCCTGTAACGGGAACATATATTTCTCTTGTTGCCGTTTGTGCAATTTACGGACGAGGTTTTGAGTCCGGCTTTTTAATTTTACGCCCTGCGGCTTTTTTTATCGGTTCTATAGCTGCTGCTATTGATGCGCTTACAGCTATGGTGGGAACCTATATAATAGGCGATTTATCTAAGATGACTAATACACGCAATTTAAGGTTTTTTATTTAA
- a CDS encoding leucine-rich repeat domain-containing protein, with translation MINSIWKYTALVIFILCIFSCSKNENKDKSEKIELNQPAGKISQSKPEEKEVKENEEAYQKALKNAAILLEFDSVNKKINISLKADQNIKIEGALPSEVQADGSIQEIFIAKNIIPVLGEIKELKIHDADILKGVNVQNAQKLRLLDISFSGLQKIDFENCPSLESLILEHNKKLNTIDVLHLSSIKELSVKASPISELVLPADSKGNLSGLKALNCAETKIKKIDFSLFPELEYLDISSSSFDSIDLKKNINLKKFYCENAGLTSLDLSQNKKLTELKCRGNRLPDLALFQNKELERLDCGKNELDKLLVNFNTKLKSLYCDSNRIKELDISSLKRIEELYCHRNKIEKILLNSNANLKTIFCFENNISEKYMLQLFNSLKEGDGYDVKTLVVYAEKNPGLTYKSDTYFDHNFIPTDEMLASSYFKFWKVYFTLYGLEDMGSILDSLLQKNKAQE, from the coding sequence ATGATTAATTCTATATGGAAATATACTGCTTTAGTGATTTTTATACTCTGTATTTTTTCCTGTTCGAAAAACGAAAACAAGGATAAATCGGAAAAAATTGAATTAAATCAGCCGGCCGGCAAAATCTCTCAAAGTAAACCAGAAGAAAAAGAAGTAAAGGAAAATGAAGAAGCTTATCAAAAAGCTTTAAAAAATGCTGCTATCCTCTTAGAATTTGACTCAGTAAATAAAAAGATAAATATAAGTCTCAAGGCTGATCAAAATATTAAAATTGAGGGTGCCCTACCCTCAGAGGTACAGGCAGACGGCTCCATTCAGGAAATCTTTATCGCTAAAAATATAATTCCTGTTTTAGGTGAAATAAAAGAGCTTAAAATACATGATGCGGATATTTTAAAAGGGGTTAATGTTCAAAACGCTCAAAAGCTTAGGCTTTTGGATATTTCTTTTTCAGGCTTACAAAAAATTGATTTTGAAAATTGTCCTTCCCTCGAATCTTTAATTCTTGAGCACAATAAAAAACTTAACACGATTGATGTTTTGCACCTATCGTCGATAAAAGAGCTTTCCGTAAAAGCTTCGCCCATATCGGAATTGGTATTACCGGCGGATTCAAAAGGAAATCTATCCGGTTTAAAAGCTCTTAATTGTGCCGAAACAAAGATAAAAAAGATTGATTTTTCATTATTTCCCGAGCTGGAATATTTAGATATCAGTTCCTCTTCTTTTGATTCAATTGATCTTAAAAAAAATATAAATCTTAAAAAGTTTTATTGTGAGAATGCGGGTTTAACAAGCTTGGATCTAAGTCAAAATAAAAAGTTAACGGAGCTTAAATGCAGAGGTAATCGTTTACCGGATTTAGCCCTTTTTCAAAATAAGGAATTGGAAAGGTTAGATTGCGGAAAAAATGAGCTTGATAAACTTTTAGTGAATTTTAATACAAAGCTGAAAAGCCTTTATTGCGATTCTAACCGTATAAAAGAACTGGATATTTCCTCTCTTAAAAGAATTGAAGAGCTTTACTGTCATCGCAACAAAATAGAAAAAATTCTCCTTAATTCCAATGCTAACTTAAAAACGATTTTTTGCTTTGAAAACAATATTTCAGAAAAATATATGCTCCAGCTTTTTAACTCTTTAAAAGAAGGCGACGGATATGATGTTAAAACTCTTGTGGTCTATGCCGAAAAAAATCCCGGCCTTACTTACAAATCAGATACCTACTTTGATCATAACTTTATTCCTACCGATGAAATGTTAGCCTCTTCATATTTTAAATTCTGGAAGGTTTATTTTACCCTTTACGGTCTGGAAGACATGGGCAGTATACTGGATTCTTTATTACAAAAAAATAAAGCTCAAGAATAA
- a CDS encoding type III PLP-dependent enzyme: MERKDYISDSEWKHFMSFSENLETPCVVINLKTIKKNYQKLRENFPYADIFYAIKANPHEEIITMLNELGSCFDIASRYELDKVLKLGVSPERLSYGNTIKKAKDIAYFYEKGVRMFATDSKDDLKNIAQFAPGSRVYVRILVENTTSADWPLSRKFGCHPDMAYDLCIQARDSGLIPYGISFHVGSQQRDIGQWNDAIAKTKYLIDSLEEEEDIKLEMVNMGGGFPASYVTPANDLSEYASEISRYLDDDFGEERPRIILEPGRSLVGDSGVLVTEVVMISRKNNTALFRWVYLDTGLFNGLIETLNESLKYPIITDKDEGCKKWGEVVLAGPTCDSMDIMYEDYKYSLPTNLKPGDRVYFLTTGAYTSSYASVEFNGFPPIKTYIMK, encoded by the coding sequence ATGGAAAGAAAGGATTACATTAGCGATTCTGAGTGGAAACACTTTATGAGTTTTTCAGAAAATCTGGAAACGCCCTGTGTTGTTATCAACCTAAAAACAATCAAAAAAAATTATCAAAAGTTAAGAGAAAATTTCCCTTATGCGGATATTTTTTATGCGATTAAAGCAAACCCGCATGAAGAAATTATCACAATGCTAAATGAACTGGGTTCATGTTTTGACATAGCCTCACGCTATGAACTTGACAAGGTTCTAAAATTAGGTGTAAGCCCTGAGAGGCTCAGCTACGGAAATACCATAAAAAAGGCAAAGGATATTGCTTATTTTTATGAAAAAGGCGTTAGAATGTTTGCTACAGACAGTAAGGACGACCTTAAAAATATAGCTCAATTTGCTCCCGGTTCAAGAGTTTATGTGAGAATTCTGGTTGAAAATACTACCAGTGCCGACTGGCCTCTATCAAGAAAATTCGGCTGCCATCCCGATATGGCCTATGACCTTTGTATTCAGGCTAGAGATTCAGGCCTCATTCCTTACGGTATTTCTTTCCACGTAGGTAGCCAGCAGCGGGATATCGGTCAGTGGAATGATGCTATTGCAAAGACAAAGTACCTAATAGACTCTTTGGAAGAAGAAGAGGATATTAAGCTTGAAATGGTAAATATGGGAGGAGGCTTCCCTGCTTCTTATGTTACGCCGGCAAACGATTTAAGCGAATATGCTTCCGAAATTAGCCGATACTTAGATGATGACTTCGGTGAAGAGCGTCCGCGTATTATTTTGGAACCGGGCCGCTCCCTTGTAGGCGACAGCGGTGTCTTGGTAACCGAGGTTGTTATGATTTCGCGCAAAAACAACACAGCCCTCTTTAGATGGGTTTATCTTGATACGGGCCTCTTTAACGGTCTTATCGAAACCCTAAACGAATCCTTAAAATATCCTATCATTACCGATAAAGATGAAGGCTGCAAAAAATGGGGAGAGGTTGTTTTGGCAGGTCCTACATGCGACAGTATGGATATTATGTATGAAGACTATAAATACAGCCTTCCTACCAACCTTAAACCCGGAGACAGGGTATACTTCCTTACAACCGGAGCCTATACATCCAGTTATGCTTCTGTAGAATTTAACGGCTTTCCGCCTATTAAAACCTATATAATGAAGTAA
- the rimP gene encoding ribosome maturation factor RimP: MEVILKKDIPYFMECETLVEGLGFKLVDLNVFHKKDGWQVKAVIKSGNGVGIKDCTAVHRCLQPRLEALIGSQDITMEVSSPGINRIVKRSVEFYAFIGEEAEIWDNSITDWRRGIIKELNSDGLVLDSGNENIKITYQNIKKARCNI; the protein is encoded by the coding sequence GTGGAAGTTATTCTAAAAAAGGACATTCCGTATTTTATGGAATGTGAAACCCTTGTCGAAGGGCTTGGATTTAAACTGGTAGATTTAAATGTCTTTCATAAAAAGGATGGATGGCAGGTAAAGGCAGTTATAAAGTCCGGGAACGGAGTTGGGATAAAAGACTGCACTGCGGTACATAGATGTCTTCAGCCCCGTCTTGAAGCCTTAATAGGTTCACAAGATATAACAATGGAGGTAAGTTCTCCCGGAATAAATAGAATTGTAAAAAGATCGGTTGAATTTTACGCTTTTATAGGTGAGGAAGCCGAAATTTGGGACAACAGTATTACGGATTGGAGACGAGGAATTATAAAGGAATTAAATTCGGACGGTCTTGTTTTAGATTCCGGTAATGAAAACATTAAAATTACCTATCAGAATATAAAAAAGGCTAGATGTAATATTTAG
- the nusA gene encoding transcription termination factor NusA gives MSEGIIEAIREFAQEKGIDDDFVLHIVEQSLKASYKKQFGTDANAVFNEETGKIYSKKIIAAHAKNPVFEIDLEEAKKLAPACEEGDELLVEVDPKGFGINSVRVGMQRATQCIREMQKDSLYAEYSTKVGEIIIGYYHRERNGNIYVDLGKVEGLLPKKYQSPRDHFGRNTAAGEESRIKALVREVKKHRQSNVVQLILSRTDAEFVRRILELEVPEIENGVVNIHNIVREPGYRTKISVSTDRDDIDPVGACVGAKGARIQAVIAELDDEKIDILPYSEDPKAYIKSALSPAEVMDVMILDAEKRLALAIVSDSQLSLAIGKQGLNVRLANRLVDWNIDVKTEGQFKQMDIYTDARKAVEDLFTDDTSDEGEEYEEISNVSELPGITDDILTILYNNNIEEIQDLINMEDDEIRALDGLSKEMADTLLDIIANAVEVVEDDEDESNEESKIDSEDETEEVECPECGHKITIDMTKCPNCGVDLAFEYEDEE, from the coding sequence ATGTCGGAAGGAATAATTGAAGCAATTCGAGAATTTGCACAAGAAAAAGGAATTGATGACGATTTTGTTTTACATATTGTAGAACAGTCCTTAAAAGCCTCATATAAAAAGCAATTCGGAACCGATGCAAATGCTGTATTCAACGAAGAAACCGGGAAAATATATTCAAAAAAAATAATAGCTGCTCATGCAAAGAATCCGGTTTTTGAGATAGACTTGGAAGAAGCAAAAAAACTTGCACCTGCTTGTGAAGAAGGCGATGAGCTTTTAGTAGAGGTAGACCCGAAAGGCTTCGGCATTAATTCTGTCAGGGTCGGAATGCAAAGGGCTACCCAATGTATTAGAGAAATGCAAAAAGACTCCCTTTATGCTGAATATAGCACAAAGGTAGGAGAAATTATAATAGGATATTATCACCGAGAACGGAATGGAAACATATATGTAGATTTGGGCAAGGTTGAAGGCTTGCTTCCCAAAAAATACCAATCACCTAGAGACCATTTCGGGCGCAATACGGCCGCAGGAGAAGAATCAAGGATTAAGGCCCTTGTACGTGAAGTAAAAAAACACAGACAATCAAATGTAGTTCAGCTAATCCTTTCAAGGACAGATGCAGAATTTGTAAGGCGTATATTGGAATTGGAAGTTCCTGAAATTGAAAACGGAGTTGTGAACATTCATAATATTGTGCGTGAACCCGGCTATCGTACAAAAATATCGGTATCAACAGATAGAGATGATATAGATCCGGTAGGAGCATGTGTAGGAGCAAAGGGAGCCAGAATTCAGGCTGTTATCGCAGAACTGGATGACGAAAAGATAGATATTCTTCCTTATTCTGAGGATCCAAAGGCCTATATAAAAAGCGCTCTTTCACCGGCCGAGGTTATGGATGTTATGATCTTGGATGCAGAAAAAAGATTAGCCCTTGCAATAGTTTCCGACTCTCAATTATCATTGGCAATTGGAAAGCAAGGTTTAAATGTACGCCTTGCAAACCGCCTCGTAGACTGGAATATCGATGTAAAAACTGAAGGACAATTTAAACAAATGGATATTTACACAGACGCCAGAAAGGCTGTTGAAGACTTATTCACTGATGACACAAGTGATGAAGGTGAAGAATACGAGGAGATTTCCAATGTTTCCGAGCTTCCCGGAATTACCGATGATATTCTTACGATATTGTACAATAACAATATTGAAGAGATTCAAGACTTAATCAATATGGAAGATGACGAAATAAGAGCTTTGGATGGGCTTAGTAAAGAGATGGCGGATACTCTTCTTGACATTATAGCTAATGCCGTTGAAGTTGTAGAGGATGATGAAGACGAAAGTAATGAGGAAAGCAAGATAGACTCAGAGGACGAGACTGAGGAAGTTGAATGTCCCGAATGCGGTCATAAAATTACAATTGACATGACAAAGTGCCCTAACTGCGGGGTAGATCTTGCTTTTGAATATGAGGACGAAGAGTAG